The following coding sequences are from one Pseudonocardia sp. EC080619-01 window:
- a CDS encoding arylsulfatase: protein MAAGAAAAARAERRRGRRRRHGLQRHRPVRLGDPHPHLDRLAARGLTLSNHHTAPLCSPARAALLTGLNPHRAGFGWVANADPGFPGMRLELGDDVATLAESLRAGGYATFAVGKWHLVRDANLAPGRPRDSWPTRRGFDRYHGSLEGLNSYFHPNQVTVDEHALDVDEYPPGYHVTEDLTDRAVAMVSELRAHDATKPFLLYLAHVAMHGPLQAPAADVAEQEGRYAAGWDTIREARFARQLERGLFPPGTRQAPRNPEPGHDVAAWDSLTDDERRRYARYMEVYAAMVSGVDASLGRITALLESLGELDDTIIVFTSDNGATAEGGAEGTRSYLTRFVHHPVPADWEHDVDHDEALIGTEELGVHYPRGWGQVSNTPFRFYKGQTYAGGVRVPLLVSWPAGPPSGGLRHDYTYVTDLAPTLLALAGVEWLAERAGVPTVEPDGTDLGAFLRGETDVSPHREQYAEMGGHRGYYRDGWKLLARHEPGADIDAPVWALHDVRTDPAELDDLSATYPERVAELAAAWEEAAWANSVFPLLDRADLAVRRPGEARLAEPVRILAGTPVLERYRSAQLIAFRSFEAGIELGGLAAGDEGVLVAHGDAFGGYLVAVEDGQILLLHNSGGRVSNAYGPVPDGVRSVTLAVTATADLRWHLAVSADGAPVTELRDRWALTGMAPWTGISVGRDARGPVSWELRRRRGVFRFTGDLRAVTYRPGERAVPTGVVRAVTEDAATRAD, encoded by the coding sequence GTGGCCGCCGGAGCCGCCGCGGCGGCGCGGGCCGAACGTCGTCGTGGTCGTCGTCGACGACATGGGCTACAGCGACATCGGCCCGTTCGGCTCGGAGATCCCCACCCGCACCTGGACCGGCTCGCCGCGCGGGGCCTGACACTGTCGAACCACCACACCGCCCCGCTCTGCTCGCCTGCCCGGGCCGCGCTGCTCACCGGGCTCAACCCGCACCGCGCCGGGTTCGGCTGGGTCGCCAACGCCGATCCCGGGTTCCCCGGCATGCGGCTGGAGCTGGGCGACGACGTCGCCACCCTCGCCGAGAGCCTGCGGGCGGGCGGGTACGCGACCTTCGCCGTCGGCAAGTGGCACCTGGTCCGGGACGCGAACCTCGCTCCCGGGCGCCCGCGCGACTCGTGGCCGACCCGGCGCGGGTTCGACCGGTACCACGGCTCGCTGGAGGGCCTGAACTCCTACTTCCACCCGAACCAGGTCACCGTCGACGAGCACGCCCTCGACGTCGACGAGTACCCGCCCGGGTACCACGTCACCGAGGACCTCACCGACCGCGCGGTCGCGATGGTCTCCGAGCTGCGTGCGCACGACGCGACCAAGCCGTTCCTGCTCTACCTCGCGCACGTCGCGATGCACGGGCCGCTGCAGGCACCGGCCGCCGACGTCGCGGAGCAGGAGGGCCGCTACGCCGCCGGGTGGGACACCATCCGCGAGGCCCGGTTCGCCCGCCAGCTCGAGCGGGGACTGTTCCCGCCCGGGACCCGGCAGGCTCCGCGCAACCCCGAGCCCGGCCACGACGTCGCGGCCTGGGACTCGCTGACCGACGACGAGCGGCGCCGCTACGCCCGCTACATGGAGGTCTACGCCGCGATGGTGTCCGGGGTGGACGCCTCGCTCGGCCGGATCACCGCACTGCTGGAGTCGCTCGGCGAGCTCGACGACACGATCATCGTCTTCACCTCGGACAACGGCGCCACCGCGGAGGGCGGTGCCGAGGGCACCCGCAGCTACCTCACCCGGTTCGTGCACCACCCGGTGCCGGCGGACTGGGAGCACGACGTCGACCACGACGAGGCGCTCATCGGCACCGAGGAGCTCGGGGTGCACTACCCCCGTGGCTGGGGGCAGGTCTCGAACACGCCGTTCCGCTTCTACAAGGGACAGACCTACGCCGGCGGGGTGCGGGTACCCCTGCTGGTCTCCTGGCCGGCCGGGCCGCCGTCGGGCGGGCTGCGCCACGACTACACCTACGTCACCGACCTCGCCCCGACGCTGCTGGCGCTGGCCGGGGTGGAGTGGCTCGCCGAGCGGGCCGGCGTCCCCACCGTGGAGCCGGACGGCACCGACCTCGGCGCGTTCCTGCGCGGCGAGACCGACGTGAGCCCGCACCGCGAGCAGTACGCCGAGATGGGCGGCCACCGCGGCTACTACCGCGACGGCTGGAAGCTCCTGGCACGGCACGAGCCGGGCGCCGACATCGACGCCCCGGTCTGGGCGCTCCACGACGTGCGTACCGACCCCGCCGAGCTGGACGACCTGTCCGCGACGTACCCGGAGCGGGTCGCCGAGCTCGCCGCCGCGTGGGAGGAGGCGGCCTGGGCGAACTCGGTGTTCCCGCTGCTCGACCGGGCCGATCTCGCCGTCCGGCGGCCGGGTGAGGCCCGGCTGGCCGAGCCGGTGCGCATCCTCGCGGGGACACCGGTGCTGGAGCGCTACCGGTCCGCGCAGCTGATCGCGTTCCGGTCGTTCGAGGCCGGGATCGAGCTCGGCGGACTCGCCGCCGGCGACGAGGGTGTCCTGGTCGCGCACGGGGACGCGTTCGGCGGCTACCTCGTCGCCGTCGAGGACGGGCAGATCCTGTTGCTGCACAACTCCGGTGGCCGGGTGTCGAATGCGTACGGACCGGTGCCGGACGGCGTCCGCTCGGTGACGCTGGCCGTCACCGCCACCGCGGACCTGCGCTGGCACCTCGCCGTCTCCGCGGACGGTGCGCCGGTCACGGAGCTGCGCGACCGGTGGGCGCTGACCGGGATGGCACCGTGGACCGGCATCTCGGTGGGCCGCGACGCCCGCGGGCCGGTGTCCTGGGAGCTGCGGCGGCGCCGCGGGGTGTTCCGGTTCACCGGCGACCTGCGGGCGGTCACCTACCGGCCCGGGGAGCGGGCCGTACCGACCGGCGTCGTACGGGCCGTGACGGAGGACGCGGCGACCCGTGCCGACTGA
- a CDS encoding ABC transporter substrate-binding protein has translation MTPELLHIPAFDRRSLLRGLGLGALAVAGLTGCSSAVGEQRAAAGAAAANPVRGGTLALAARTDLVPGNFFTNTVDGVTVTIGLVYDTLIRYPNDRVEPQPRLATSWELAPDGRSLTLQLRDDVFFHGRDGARGRPFTSADAEFSLRTYADPRWTPQLRSTAAAITSYDTSDPHRIVLGFAHPLSNVFDLLDTVPIVDSETLDQLGRGEAFIGTGPFRFESWTPNTSITYVRNEHYRDPGRPYLDRVELTIASDAQALLAGIRSGRYDVVNGLPFRDVATLDATDGYHAVTLTGAELQTYVGANVTAPGLSDVRVRQAIAYTVDRQRVVDEVLRGSGYVANLPWPRYSPAFDESRNATYGRDLDRARALLAQAPPVPAVPLTFQAKHPVHEPVAQIVQSNLAEVGVTATLQPVEAAQFTKQLIGAQFPGLWTTYHSWAQYTPSTLTVSAYPFNAQKNASNFVSPAYRQAAETAWKLPGTDTAGLDRAYDALSAQLLENLFLIELGVVLNQYVAADRAQGVAWSKRSEIDLTDAFKAG, from the coding sequence ATGACCCCCGAGCTCCTGCACATTCCCGCCTTCGACCGGAGGAGCCTGCTGCGCGGGCTCGGCCTCGGCGCGCTGGCCGTCGCGGGCCTGACCGGCTGCTCCTCGGCGGTCGGCGAGCAGCGGGCCGCCGCGGGCGCCGCCGCCGCGAACCCGGTCCGCGGCGGGACGCTCGCGCTGGCCGCGCGCACCGACCTCGTCCCCGGGAACTTCTTCACCAACACCGTCGACGGCGTCACCGTCACGATCGGCCTGGTCTACGACACGCTGATCCGCTACCCGAACGACCGCGTCGAGCCGCAGCCGCGGCTGGCGACGTCGTGGGAGCTCGCCCCGGACGGCCGCTCGCTCACCCTCCAGCTGCGCGACGACGTCTTCTTCCACGGCCGCGACGGCGCCCGGGGACGGCCCTTCACCTCGGCCGACGCCGAGTTCTCGCTCCGCACCTACGCCGATCCGAGGTGGACACCGCAGCTGCGGAGCACCGCGGCGGCGATCACGTCGTACGACACCTCGGACCCGCACCGGATCGTCCTCGGGTTCGCCCACCCGCTGTCGAACGTGTTCGACCTGCTCGACACCGTCCCGATCGTCGACTCGGAGACACTCGACCAGCTCGGCCGCGGCGAGGCCTTCATCGGCACCGGACCGTTCCGGTTCGAGTCGTGGACCCCGAACACCTCGATCACCTACGTCCGCAACGAGCACTACCGCGATCCCGGGCGGCCCTACCTCGACCGCGTCGAGCTGACGATCGCGAGCGACGCCCAGGCGTTGCTGGCCGGCATCCGGTCCGGCCGCTACGACGTCGTCAACGGGCTGCCGTTCCGCGACGTCGCGACCCTCGACGCCACCGACGGCTACCACGCCGTCACGCTCACCGGCGCCGAGCTCCAGACCTACGTCGGCGCCAACGTCACCGCACCCGGCCTGTCCGACGTCCGGGTCCGGCAGGCGATCGCGTACACCGTCGACCGGCAGCGCGTCGTCGACGAGGTGCTGCGCGGCTCCGGGTACGTGGCGAACCTGCCGTGGCCGCGCTACTCACCGGCGTTCGACGAGTCCCGCAACGCCACCTACGGCCGCGACCTCGACCGCGCCCGCGCGCTGCTGGCCCAGGCCCCGCCGGTCCCTGCGGTGCCGCTGACGTTCCAGGCCAAGCACCCCGTGCACGAGCCGGTCGCGCAGATCGTGCAGTCGAACCTCGCGGAGGTCGGTGTCACGGCCACGCTGCAGCCGGTCGAGGCCGCCCAGTTCACCAAGCAGCTGATCGGGGCGCAGTTCCCCGGGCTCTGGACGACCTACCACTCGTGGGCGCAGTACACGCCGTCGACGCTGACCGTCAGCGCCTACCCGTTCAACGCGCAGAAGAACGCGTCGAACTTCGTCTCGCCGGCGTACCGGCAGGCGGCCGAGACGGCGTGGAAGCTCCCCGGCACCGACACCGCGGGCCTGGACCGCGCCTACGACGCCCTGAGCGCGCAGCTGCTGGAGAACCTCTTCCTGATCGAGCTGGGCGTGGTGCTCAACCAGTACGTCGCCGCCGACCGCGCGCAGGGCGTCGCCTGGAGCAAGCGTTCCGAGATCGACCTGACCGACGCGTTCAAGGCCGGGTGA
- a CDS encoding IS110 family transposase — translation MAQRPVIWIGIDVGKRTHHACAIDTDGKVVFSRKVSNDQAAIEALLARAAEAAQDVRWAIDLTCSYAALLQVVLTAADQQVVYVPGRVVDRMSGVFRGEAKTDARDAKVIAETARMRGADLTTVTATDETTAELARLVAHREDLMADWVRGVNRLRDLLGSIFPGLEAAFDYSTRSALVLVTGFQTPQALRDAGEAGVIEYLRAHRAWAPGIAAMAATAVEVAHAQTVALPSETRTAILVAGLARRLLELDREIKDTDKLITTVFRSHPDAAIIESLPGLGPILGAEFLTATHGGVGPELGGFTSPGRLASYAGLVPVPQDSGRISGNLRRPRRYNRRLRRVFYMAALSSLKVNGPSRAFYQRKRSERMLHTQALLALARRLVDVLWALLRDRRMFTITAPQPAIAA, via the coding sequence GTGGCGCAACGGCCAGTGATCTGGATCGGGATCGACGTCGGGAAGAGGACGCACCATGCGTGCGCGATCGATACCGACGGCAAGGTGGTGTTCTCCCGCAAGGTCAGCAACGACCAGGCCGCGATCGAGGCGTTGCTGGCCCGCGCTGCGGAAGCGGCCCAGGACGTGCGGTGGGCCATCGACCTGACCTGCAGCTATGCGGCGCTGCTGCAGGTGGTCCTCACCGCGGCCGACCAGCAGGTGGTCTATGTCCCCGGTCGGGTCGTCGACCGGATGAGCGGCGTGTTCCGGGGCGAGGCCAAGACCGACGCCCGTGACGCGAAGGTCATCGCCGAGACCGCCCGCATGCGCGGCGCCGACCTCACCACGGTCACCGCCACTGATGAGACCACTGCCGAACTGGCCCGGCTCGTGGCCCATCGCGAGGACCTGATGGCCGACTGGGTGCGCGGGGTCAACCGGCTGCGTGACCTGCTCGGGTCGATCTTTCCCGGTCTCGAGGCGGCATTCGACTATTCCACCCGCAGCGCTCTGGTGCTGGTCACCGGGTTCCAGACACCCCAGGCCCTCCGGGACGCCGGCGAGGCAGGGGTGATCGAGTACCTGCGTGCCCATCGGGCGTGGGCACCGGGTATTGCTGCGATGGCCGCCACCGCGGTCGAGGTCGCCCACGCCCAGACCGTGGCACTGCCCAGCGAGACGCGGACCGCGATCCTTGTTGCCGGCCTGGCCCGACGACTGCTGGAACTCGACCGGGAGATCAAGGACACCGACAAGCTGATCACCACCGTGTTCCGCTCCCACCCGGACGCGGCGATCATCGAGTCGCTGCCCGGTCTCGGACCCATCCTGGGCGCGGAGTTCCTCACCGCCACCCACGGCGGTGTCGGCCCTGAACTGGGCGGATTCACCTCTCCAGGGCGGCTGGCCTCCTACGCCGGACTCGTCCCGGTGCCCCAGGACTCCGGCCGGATCAGCGGGAACCTGCGTCGCCCACGACGCTACAACCGCCGCCTGCGGCGAGTGTTCTACATGGCCGCACTGTCCAGCCTCAAGGTCAATGGCCCGTCCCGGGCCTTCTACCAGCGCAAACGCAGCGAAAGAATGCTTCATACCCAGGCTCTGCTCGCCTTGGCCAGACGCCTGGTCGACGTCCTGTGGGCCCTGCTGCGTGACCGGAGGATGTTCACCATCACCGCACCACAACCCGCTATCGCGGCTTGA
- a CDS encoding ABC transporter substrate-binding protein codes for MTERPKVTMELLSLVFSLPQLVAQDEGFFADEGVDVEFVTKAYADAGVSPLEDHQLLSAFGQTKSHFESGEASLYRACEWGQVRRAQDTTVGGRVVSKRAAVNGQAIMVRGDHPATHPQDLAGVTVAVNFHHGSHYVALQTLEGFLPREEITVAHYGGPQVRFEALRDGTVEAAALMEPWITLAEKQGYKVLAEAFYVGAEIASPQVDEDTYARINRAVVRAVAKINEDPRPYLHHLTAEIPAELGSVEPHEIPLGRLRYVDPAPYPEAQFQRTYDWMVSWGLISDDRTFDALVKNLVDV; via the coding sequence ATGACCGAGCGTCCGAAGGTCACCATGGAGCTGCTCTCCCTGGTGTTCTCACTGCCCCAGCTCGTCGCCCAGGACGAGGGCTTCTTCGCCGACGAGGGCGTCGACGTCGAGTTCGTCACCAAGGCCTACGCCGACGCCGGGGTCTCCCCGCTGGAGGACCACCAGCTGCTCAGCGCGTTCGGGCAGACGAAGTCGCACTTCGAGAGCGGCGAGGCATCGCTGTACCGGGCCTGCGAGTGGGGCCAGGTCCGGCGGGCCCAGGACACCACGGTCGGCGGCCGGGTCGTGTCCAAGCGGGCCGCCGTGAACGGCCAGGCGATCATGGTCCGCGGCGACCACCCGGCGACCCACCCGCAGGACCTCGCCGGCGTCACCGTGGCGGTGAACTTCCACCACGGCTCGCACTACGTCGCCCTGCAGACCCTGGAGGGCTTCCTGCCCCGCGAGGAGATCACCGTCGCGCACTACGGCGGGCCGCAGGTCCGGTTCGAGGCGCTGCGCGACGGCACCGTCGAGGCCGCCGCCCTGATGGAGCCGTGGATCACCCTCGCCGAGAAGCAGGGGTACAAGGTCCTCGCCGAGGCGTTCTACGTCGGCGCCGAGATCGCGAGCCCGCAGGTCGACGAGGACACCTACGCCCGGATCAACCGCGCGGTCGTCCGGGCCGTCGCGAAGATCAACGAGGACCCGCGGCCCTACCTGCACCACCTCACCGCGGAGATCCCGGCGGAGCTCGGCTCCGTCGAGCCGCACGAGATCCCGCTGGGCCGGCTGCGCTACGTCGACCCGGCGCCGTACCCGGAGGCGCAGTTCCAGCGCACCTACGACTGGATGGTGTCCTGGGGACTCATCTCCGACGACCGGACCTTCGATGCGCTCGTGAAGAACCTGGTGGATGTCTGA
- a CDS encoding ROK family protein: protein MRRSAPSSPSTAGCTPRPAAPGPSATCPSGGDEPCHCGRTGCLEASAGDSAVAGAAHAAGVVGAPVIEQVIAAAEGGDRRAHDLLAARARLLGRGVALVRDVLNPDRVVLAGQAFTAYRPGLAHVSESFSRATALPPISLQAGTFGHALQAVAACTAGLRPIYADPLGTVRRAAARHATGTGPTTVPPQSRGPEPTTSREAAR, encoded by the coding sequence GTGAGGCGGTCGGCGCCGTCCTCACCGTCGACGGCCGGGTGCACGCCCCGTCCGGCGGCCCCGGGACCATCAGCCACCTGCCCGTCGGGGGGGGACGAGCCGTGCCACTGCGGCCGCACCGGCTGCCTGGAGGCCTCCGCCGGGGACTCCGCGGTCGCCGGTGCCGCCCACGCCGCGGGGGTGGTCGGCGCGCCCGTGATCGAGCAGGTGATCGCCGCGGCGGAGGGCGGCGACCGGCGTGCGCACGACCTGCTGGCCGCGCGTGCCCGGCTGCTGGGACGCGGCGTCGCCCTGGTCCGGGACGTGCTCAACCCGGACCGGGTGGTGCTGGCCGGGCAGGCGTTCACCGCCTACCGGCCCGGGCTCGCGCACGTCTCGGAGAGCTTCTCGCGGGCCACCGCGCTCCCCCCGATCAGCCTGCAGGCGGGCACCTTCGGCCACGCGCTGCAGGCGGTCGCCGCCTGCACCGCGGGCCTGCGCCCGATCTACGCCGACCCGCTCGGCACCGTCCGCCGCGCCGCCGCCCGCCACGCCACGGGCACCGGACCCACCACCGTCCCGCCGCAGAGCCGCGGCCCGGAACCGACCACCTCCCGAGAGGCCGCACGATGA
- a CDS encoding MFS transporter, with the protein MSDGATAVARPRPGVRAWPLYVGGFLGPYASTMVTPMVHEVAVGLRTTPEVAAAAVTTYMFPFAAVMLVSGTLAERWGRARTMQLSLIAFVVACACCVLAPTIEWFLAARALQGVTNAFTTPLLVAAITDLVPRAGLGRALGFFAGMQAAGQAASPLVSGPSAVLDWRLAFAFPALVAVVLAVLPPTMTAGPRPTGPPPVRALLNRNLALACALSFLCYFAAVGLTVLAILRAEEDFGLGPWQRGVLAAGFGVAGLLAAPLLGRRLDALGPWRTGVLMNLLLAVGLVVAALGPSVLLLGLGVAAVGVAVTGLRTTVNAIAATSTDGNRAGAASLALSFQFFGGALAPLVWVPLHAAAGGLGFAATALAPLVGVGLAAREWLSRSGPR; encoded by the coding sequence ATGTCTGACGGGGCGACCGCCGTCGCGCGGCCACGCCCGGGTGTCCGGGCGTGGCCGCTCTATGTCGGCGGCTTCCTCGGCCCGTACGCCAGCACCATGGTCACGCCGATGGTGCACGAGGTGGCGGTGGGGCTGCGTACGACACCGGAGGTCGCGGCCGCGGCCGTGACCACCTACATGTTCCCGTTCGCCGCGGTGATGCTGGTGTCCGGCACGCTCGCCGAGCGCTGGGGGCGGGCCCGCACCATGCAGCTGTCGCTGATCGCGTTCGTCGTCGCCTGCGCGTGCTGCGTGCTGGCCCCGACGATCGAGTGGTTCCTCGCCGCACGGGCGCTGCAGGGCGTCACCAACGCCTTCACGACCCCGCTGCTCGTCGCCGCGATCACCGATCTGGTGCCGCGGGCCGGCCTGGGGCGGGCGCTCGGGTTCTTCGCCGGGATGCAGGCCGCCGGGCAGGCGGCGAGCCCGCTGGTGTCCGGGCCGTCGGCGGTGCTGGACTGGCGGCTGGCGTTCGCGTTCCCCGCGCTGGTGGCGGTCGTGCTGGCGGTGCTGCCCCCGACGATGACGGCGGGCCCGCGCCCCACCGGCCCGCCCCCGGTACGGGCACTGCTGAACCGGAACCTGGCGCTCGCCTGCGCGTTGTCGTTCCTGTGCTACTTCGCGGCGGTGGGCCTCACCGTGCTGGCGATCCTGCGGGCCGAGGAGGACTTCGGGCTCGGCCCGTGGCAGCGCGGGGTGCTCGCGGCGGGGTTCGGCGTCGCCGGGCTGCTCGCGGCGCCACTGCTGGGCCGGCGGCTCGACGCGCTCGGCCCGTGGCGCACCGGGGTGCTGATGAACCTGCTGCTCGCCGTCGGCCTCGTGGTCGCGGCGCTGGGACCGTCGGTGCTGCTGCTCGGGCTCGGGGTCGCCGCCGTCGGCGTCGCCGTCACCGGGCTGCGGACCACGGTCAACGCGATCGCCGCGACCAGCACGGACGGGAACCGGGCGGGGGCGGCGTCGCTGGCGCTGTCGTTCCAGTTCTTCGGCGGCGCGCTGGCGCCCCTGGTGTGGGTGCCGTTGCACGCCGCGGCCGGCGGCCTCGGCTTCGCCGCGACGGCACTGGCACCGCTGGTGGGTGTGGGCCTGGCGGCCCGTGAGTGGTTATCGCGGTCAGGACCGCGATAA
- a CDS encoding putative leader peptide: MSDDRDLPGLRPGVRRGLVTAVLPYLVLRRHVDLCRTATALCRSC; this comes from the coding sequence ATGAGTGACGACCGCGACCTCCCCGGGCTGCGGCCCGGCGTGCGTCGCGGCCTGGTCACCGCCGTGCTGCCGTACCTCGTGCTGCGCCGGCACGTCGACCTGTGCCGCACGGCCACCGCGCTCTGTCGGTCCTGCTGA
- a CDS encoding acyl-CoA dehydrogenase family protein: protein MTTTAHTAPAPTDEQLDELFAPVLARIAEGAVRREQDRSLAHDEVAALRAARFGALRVPVGLGGHGASVRQLFRLLVDLAAAESNLPQALRVHWYFVEDHLLAEPGPERERWLRAVADGVLVGNAISEPGVGAIDRYRTTLTGTEGNLRLDGTKYYSTGSLYADHILVAADRDGERVSVLVDADADGITQHDDWDGFGQRLTASGTTEFHGVTVPDDRVLGPGYGTAGRTWGTSYLQLVQLSVLAGIAQRATDDVAAWVRDRTRTFTHAPADLPRHDPLVQQVIGRLSSTAYAARTLVEDVAGRLDRLFAAGGDDPAQLDRVEFDVARAQAVIIPSVLDATTQLFEVGGASITSEGLRLDRHWRNARTISVHNPLIYKLQAVGDHLLNDADLPYAWSAGARASGS from the coding sequence GTGACGACCACGGCCCACACCGCACCCGCCCCCACCGACGAGCAGCTCGACGAGCTGTTCGCCCCCGTCCTCGCCCGGATCGCCGAGGGCGCCGTGCGACGCGAGCAGGACCGCTCGCTGGCCCACGACGAGGTCGCCGCGCTGCGGGCCGCCCGCTTCGGGGCGTTGCGGGTGCCGGTCGGGCTCGGCGGTCACGGGGCCTCGGTGCGCCAGCTGTTCCGGCTGCTGGTCGACCTGGCCGCGGCCGAGTCGAACCTGCCGCAGGCGCTGCGCGTGCACTGGTACTTCGTCGAGGACCACCTGCTCGCCGAGCCGGGCCCGGAGCGGGAGCGGTGGCTGCGGGCGGTCGCCGACGGCGTGCTCGTCGGCAACGCGATCAGCGAGCCCGGGGTCGGCGCGATCGACCGGTACCGGACGACGCTGACCGGCACGGAGGGGAACCTGCGGCTCGACGGGACGAAGTACTACAGCACCGGCAGCCTGTACGCCGACCACATCCTGGTCGCCGCCGACCGCGACGGCGAGCGCGTGTCGGTGCTCGTGGACGCCGACGCGGACGGCATCACCCAGCACGACGACTGGGACGGTTTCGGGCAGCGCCTGACCGCCAGCGGCACCACCGAGTTCCACGGCGTCACGGTCCCCGACGACCGCGTGCTCGGACCGGGCTACGGGACGGCCGGGCGGACCTGGGGCACGTCGTACCTGCAGCTGGTGCAGCTGTCCGTGCTCGCCGGCATCGCCCAGCGGGCGACCGACGACGTCGCGGCCTGGGTCCGGGACCGCACCCGCACCTTCACCCACGCCCCGGCGGACCTGCCCCGGCACGATCCGCTGGTGCAGCAGGTGATCGGCCGGCTGTCGTCGACCGCGTACGCGGCGCGCACGCTCGTCGAGGACGTCGCCGGCCGGCTGGACCGGCTGTTCGCCGCCGGCGGCGACGACCCCGCGCAGCTGGACCGGGTCGAGTTCGACGTGGCGCGGGCCCAGGCGGTGATCATCCCGTCGGTGCTCGACGCCACGACCCAGCTGTTCGAGGTCGGCGGCGCCTCGATCACCTCCGAGGGGCTGCGCCTGGACCGGCACTGGCGCAACGCCCGCACGATCTCGGTGCACAACCCGCTGATCTACAAGCTGCAGGCCGTCGGGGACCACCTGCTCAACGACGCCGACCTGCCCTACGCCTGGTCGGCCGGGGCGAGGGCCTCCGGCTCGTGA
- a CDS encoding TauD/TfdA family dioxygenase has translation MTLQADQPTTAVLPRVSRVGGRIGARVEGIRLGGDLAPETVAAIRAALLRHKVLFFRGQDHLDDDSHLAFVSQLGEPTIAHPTVRGEKTHILPVDSDRSKANSWHTDVTFVDRIPAISSLRTLDLPPYGGSTVWANTAAAYESLPVPLKNLVDELWAVHTNSYDYSSHAENADTAAADDRIAAYRAEFRSTTYETEHPVVRVHPESGERALVLGHFVREFVGLNSKESQALFHLLQDRVTRLENTVRWNWEPGDFGIFDNRATQHYAVADYDDHHRALRRITLAGDIPVSPSGARSVVRTGDASHYSS, from the coding sequence ATGACACTGCAGGCCGACCAGCCGACCACCGCCGTCCTGCCACGGGTGAGCCGCGTCGGCGGGCGGATCGGCGCCCGCGTCGAAGGCATCCGCCTGGGTGGCGACCTGGCGCCCGAGACCGTCGCCGCGATCCGCGCCGCGCTGCTGCGCCACAAGGTGCTGTTCTTCCGCGGCCAGGACCACCTCGACGACGACTCCCACCTGGCGTTCGTCTCGCAGCTGGGCGAGCCGACGATCGCGCACCCCACCGTCCGCGGCGAGAAGACGCACATCCTCCCGGTGGACTCCGACCGCAGCAAGGCCAACAGCTGGCACACCGACGTCACCTTCGTCGACCGGATCCCGGCGATCAGCTCGCTGCGCACGCTCGACCTGCCGCCCTACGGCGGGAGCACGGTGTGGGCGAACACCGCGGCCGCCTACGAGTCGCTGCCGGTGCCGCTGAAGAACCTCGTCGACGAGCTGTGGGCGGTGCACACCAACAGCTACGACTACTCCTCGCACGCCGAGAACGCCGACACCGCGGCCGCCGACGACCGGATCGCCGCGTACCGGGCGGAGTTCCGTTCCACCACCTACGAGACTGAGCACCCGGTGGTGCGGGTGCACCCGGAGAGCGGGGAGCGGGCCCTGGTCCTGGGGCACTTCGTCCGCGAGTTCGTCGGGCTCAACTCCAAGGAGTCGCAGGCCCTGTTCCACCTGCTGCAGGACAGGGTGACCCGGCTGGAGAACACGGTGCGGTGGAACTGGGAGCCGGGCGACTTCGGGATCTTCGACAACCGCGCGACCCAGCACTACGCCGTCGCCGACTACGACGACCACCACCGCGCGCTGCGCCGGATCACCCTGGCCGGTGACATCCCGGTCTCGCCGAGCGGTGCCCGGAGCGTGGTGCGTACCGGCGATGCGTCGCACTACTCCAGCTGA